One genomic window of Carassius gibelio isolate Cgi1373 ecotype wild population from Czech Republic chromosome A10, carGib1.2-hapl.c, whole genome shotgun sequence includes the following:
- the LOC128020651 gene encoding asialoglycoprotein receptor 1-like, protein MSYYGNINIPGTHAMCEDEEEMNIYANAHAHDATTEKENSDTKRHQTPRRTGSSRAAVVCLVLLCVLLLTAVIVLCVHIHTKNTNETKLTEERDQLLTTIKDFTAENKELLFKNDSLRKQIDDLQKRLGEMDKSCLYYFSSERKSWTESRKYCMERGADLITINNKEKQELFRNLFGYNRVWIGLTDSDLEGRWKWVDGSTLTSGDRLCEEQKL, encoded by the exons ATGTCTTATTACGGCAATATAAACATTCCTGGGACACATGCGATGTGTGAAGATGAAGAGGAGATGAATATCTATGCTAATGCGCATGCTCATGATGCCACGACAGAAAAAGAGAACTCGGACACCAAGAGACACCAAACACCTCGACGCACAG GAAGCTCCAGAGCAGCTGTAGTGTGTTTGGTGCtgctgtgtgttcttctgctgactgCAGTCATAGTGCTGTGTGTCCACATCCATACAAAGAACACAAACGAGACGAAActcacagaagagagagaccAGCTACTAACCACAATCAAAGACTTTACAGctgaaaataaagaattattattcaaaaatgaTAGTCTAAGGAAACAAATTGATGACCTACAGAAACGTCTTGGTGAAATGG ATAAATCctgtctttactatttttctTCTGAGAGGAAGAGCTGGACTGAGAGCAGAAAATACTGTATGGAGAGAGGAGCAGATCTGATCACCATAAACAATAAAGAGAAACAA GAATTATTTAGGAACTTGTTTGGTTATAATAGAGTCTGGATTGGTCTGACTGACAGTGATCTGGAGGGCAGatggaaatgggttgatggcagcACACTGACTTCTGG
- the LOC128020650 gene encoding C-type lectin domain family 4 member G-like produces the protein MSDTIYDDVTWTETEGMKRERVEMTLDIYESADCVRDHDFRTETNTHQPLQRTVIMLCVHTEEQTQLLNKFNNLTEERDQLLTTLKDYKTEKYLLMIQNNNLTIENKDLLFKHDVVMKQREQENNDLWKNLHEVGGCFYYQSSLYIISLEKKSWAESRQDCKARGADLITINNSEEQGLVTKMSDGSFAWIGLTDSDLEGRWKWVDGSRLESDFWRSGEPNGHKGENCVVSYASQWYDYPCNNAFKWICEKNIFK, from the exons ATGTCTGATACTATTTATGACGATGTCACCTGGACTGAGACTGAGggaatgaagagagagagagtggagatGACTCTGGATATCTATGAGAGTGCAGATTGTGTGAGAGATCATGACTTCAGGACGGAGACAAACACACACCAACCACTTCAGCGCACAG TCATAATGCTGTGTGTCCACACAGAAGAGCAAACGCAGCTACTAAACAAGTTTAACAACCTCACAGAAGAAAGAGACCAGCTACTAACCACGCTCAAAGATTACAAAACAGAGAAATATCTGTTAATGATCCAGAACAACAACCTGACCAttgaaaataaagatttattattcAAGCATGATGTTGTAATGAAACAAAGAGAGCAGGAGAACAATGACCTGTGGAAAAATCTTCATGAAGTGG GTGGATGTTTTTACTATCAGTCCAGTCTTTACATAATTTCCTTGGAGAAGAAGAGCTGGGCTGAGAGTAGACAAGACTGTAAGGCAAGAGGAGCAGATCTGATCACCATAAACAACAGCGAGGAACAA GGTCTTGTTACAAAAATGTCTGATGGTAGTTTTGCTTGGATTGGTCTGACTGACAGTGATCTGGAGGGCAGatggaaatgggttgatggcagcAGACTTGAATCTGA CTTCTGGAGATCTGGAGAACCCAATGGACACAAAGGAGAAAACTGTGTTGTGTCTTATGCATCACAGTGGTATGATTATCCATGTAATAATGCTTTTAAGTGGATCTGTGagaagaacatttttaaatga